In Streptomyces sp. NBC_00483, a single window of DNA contains:
- a CDS encoding WXG100 family type VII secretion target, which translates to MAGSGFDVDADVLKAQARSFDRLASDFASKSKDFKDKVDRLEKAWGDDDVELASPIIDVYKPVSAGIRDSLEHLGEALKDIGKNLDSVAEGYDQTEQEHHRALMQAAQQSRG; encoded by the coding sequence ATGGCGGGCTCAGGCTTCGATGTCGACGCGGATGTATTGAAGGCACAGGCCCGGTCCTTTGATCGGCTGGCTTCGGATTTCGCCTCGAAGTCGAAGGACTTCAAGGACAAGGTCGACCGCCTGGAGAAGGCGTGGGGCGACGATGACGTCGAGCTCGCGAGCCCCATCATCGATGTGTACAAACCGGTGAGCGCCGGTATCCGCGACTCGCTCGAACACCTCGGTGAGGCTCTCAAGGACATCGGTAAGAATCTCGACTCCGTGGCCGAGGGCTACGACCAGACGGAGCAGGAGCACCATCGCGCGCTGATGCAGGCGGCTCAGCAGAGTCGCGGCTGA
- a CDS encoding WXG100-like domain-containing protein translates to MSIVLPGELDWVLDLLGFEWPNLDEDLIMQAAQEWLDFGQAARDYQEEGNRAAEYVRQAHGGEAADAFLEHWSKFSENGLGVGGVGIGYLDGLAGAGDVLGVMLDVAAAAVIALKIYVIVQLIDLAIEFAIAQASAPVTLGASEAALAGRVAMIRFMVKRALTEAAQKIEQEVLKAVKEKAVIKTKEMAVDLAKDLGKDIAKSVVSELGTQGIKHQFGAGAGWGESLTSLGVSAANPVLGKVAGEFEQDDDGKGYHLETKAGGKVVEGAIDVAHGDFDGARKMTQGAGELFDNVTDKKGDESGTGEGSGSGEGSGSGSGEGSGSGEGSGSGSGDESGTGEGSGSGEGSGSGEGASQESGSSEESGSGSDQEAGSGSDQESGSGSGEETAQPEEPRQGSANEPDYEKLDEGDRVRTVFG, encoded by the coding sequence GTGTCCATCGTTTTGCCTGGTGAGCTCGACTGGGTTCTCGACCTGCTGGGTTTTGAGTGGCCGAACCTCGACGAGGACCTGATCATGCAGGCCGCGCAGGAATGGCTCGATTTCGGGCAGGCCGCGCGCGACTACCAGGAAGAGGGCAATCGGGCCGCGGAGTACGTGCGGCAGGCGCACGGGGGTGAGGCCGCGGATGCCTTCCTCGAGCACTGGAGCAAGTTCTCCGAGAATGGCCTCGGTGTCGGTGGCGTCGGTATCGGCTACCTGGACGGTCTCGCCGGCGCGGGCGATGTGCTGGGGGTGATGCTCGATGTCGCGGCGGCAGCGGTGATCGCCCTGAAGATCTACGTCATCGTCCAGCTCATCGACCTGGCCATCGAGTTCGCCATCGCCCAGGCGTCCGCACCTGTCACCCTCGGCGCCTCTGAGGCTGCGCTTGCCGGGCGGGTCGCCATGATCAGGTTCATGGTCAAGCGGGCCCTGACGGAGGCGGCCCAGAAGATCGAGCAGGAAGTCCTGAAGGCGGTCAAGGAGAAGGCCGTCATCAAGACCAAGGAAATGGCCGTCGACCTGGCGAAGGACCTGGGTAAGGACATCGCCAAGTCGGTGGTCAGCGAGCTGGGGACCCAGGGCATCAAGCACCAGTTCGGTGCGGGTGCCGGTTGGGGCGAGAGCCTGACGTCGCTCGGGGTCTCCGCGGCCAATCCGGTCCTCGGCAAGGTCGCCGGCGAGTTCGAGCAGGACGACGACGGTAAGGGTTACCACCTTGAGACGAAGGCGGGCGGGAAGGTTGTCGAGGGCGCTATCGATGTGGCGCACGGCGACTTCGACGGCGCGCGGAAGATGACTCAAGGAGCCGGTGAGCTCTTCGACAACGTCACGGACAAGAAGGGCGACGAGTCCGGCACGGGTGAGGGTTCGGGGTCCGGAGAGGGTTCCGGGTCTGGTTCGGGTGAGGGTTCGGGGTCCGGTGAGGGATCTGGGTCTGGTTCGGGCGACGAGTCCGGCACGGGTGAGGGCTCGGGGTCCGGTGAAGGTTCGGGATCTGGTGAGGGTGCGTCGCAAGAGTCCGGCTCGTCGGAAGAGTCCGGATCGGGTTCGGACCAGGAAGCCGGGTCCGGTTCGGACCAGGAGTCGGGATCCGGTTCCGGCGAGGAAACAGCCCAGCCGGAAGAGCCCCGTCAGGGCTCTGCGAACGAACCCGACTACGAGAAGCTCGATGAAGGCGATCGCGTCCGCACCGTGTTCGGCTGA